The Streptomyces hundungensis genome contains the following window.
GAGCACCTCGGCGGCGCGGGCGATGTCGTCGTCCGCGGGGACCGGCGCGTAGGAGGACATGCCCATGCTGGAGGGCACCATCTTGAAGGCGTGCTGCGGCGGCGAGTAGTCGAGTTCCTGTACGTCGGCGGGGATGATGACGGCGGTCACCGTGCGCTGGGCTCGGGCGACGCGCATCGCGCGGTCGATGACGTTGGGGAGCTGCTCGGGGACGGTGACCATCTCGCAGTAGGCGCCGGCCACGTCCTTGTAGAGGCTCAGCAGGTCGACTTCCTGCTGGTAGGAGCCGCCCATGGCGCTCCGGTTGGTCTGGCCGACGATCGCGACGACCGGCACGTGGTCCAGTTTCGCGTCGTACAGGCCGTTGAGGAGGTGGATGGCGCCGGGCCCGGAGGTGGCCGCGCACACGCCGACCCGGCCGGAGAACTTGGCGTAGCCGACCGCTTCGAAGGCGGCCATCTCCTCGTGCCGGGCCTGCACGAAGACGGGCTTGTTCTCGGCGCGTCCCCAGGCGGCGAGCAGGCCGTTGATGCCGTCGCCGGGGTAGGCGAAGACGTGCTCGACGTCCCATTCGCGCAGCCGCTGAAGGACGTAGTCGGAGACTTTGATCGTCACGGGGGACAGCCTTTCGCTCGTTCGCTTCGCTGGTGGTGGGGTCGGGGCGAGCGTCCGGGCTCACCTGCGCCGTCGTCGGGTCCAGGCGTAGAGGGCGACCGCGGCGCCGGCGCACGCCAGCCCGGTCGCCGTGGTGGCCCGGTGTGCGTCGGTGGCCGACGGTTCGGGGCGGTCGGCGAGTTTCTCCGGGTGGTCGGCAGGCAGCGGCCCGTCGAGCCCCAGCGCCAGCGCTTCGGCCAGATGCAGGGCGCGGCGTCCGGTGCGGCCCTGCTCGATCTGGGTGCGGCAGCTGAATCCGTCGGCGACGACCAGGGTGCTGGGGGCGGCCGCGCGGACCGCGGGCAGCACGCCCAGTTCGCCGATCTTCATGGACACCTCGTAATGGCCCCGCTCGAAGCCGAAGTTGCCGGCCAGACCGCAGCACCCCTCGTCCAGGACGTCGGCGTCCAGGCCCATACGGCGCATCAGTTCGCGGTCGGCGTCGTCCTTGAGGACGGCGTGTTGGTGGCAGTGGGTCTGAACGAGCGCCGTGCGGGCGAGAGTTGGCGGCTTCCACTCCTTCGGGGCGCGGTCGAGCAGGAACTCGGCGAGGGTCCGGAACTGATGGGTGAGCCGCTGGACGTCCTCGTCCTGCGGCATCAGTTCGGGGGCGTCGGCGCGGAAGACGGCGGTGCACGACGGTTCGAGCCCGATGACGGGCGTGCCCGCCTCGATCCACGGGCGCAACACGTCCAGGGTGCGGCCCAACACGCGCCGGGCGGTGGTGAGTTGACCGGTGGAGATCCAGGTGAGGCCGCAGCACACGGCCCGGGTGGGCACCGCGACGTGGAACCCGGCGCTCTCCAGGACCCGTACCGCCGACTTGGCGACGGCGGGATGGAAGTACGTGGAGAACGTGTCGGGCCACAGCACGACGGTCTTCTCGTCCGCCGGGTCCGGTTCGGGCAGACCGCGCGCGGACCACCACTGGAGGAACGACTCCTCGGCGAAGGCCGGCGCCTCCCGCTCGGGTGCGACCCCCGCGAGCCGCTTGCCGAGACCGGCGAGGTACGGCGCGTGGGCGAGGGCGTTGGTGAGCCGCGGGGCGAGCCGGGACAGCCGGGCCCACAGGGGCAGCCAGCCCATCGAGTAGTGCGCGGCCGGGCGGGGGCGGTGGGCGTAGTGGTGGGCGAGGAACTCGGCCTTGTAGGTGGCCATGTCGACACCGGTGGGGCAGTCGGACTTGCAGCCCTTGCAGGCCAGACACAGGTCGAGGGCGTCATGGACCTCGGTGGAGCGCCAGCCGTCGGTCACCGGCGAGTCGGCGTGGCCGCCCAGCATCTCGAACAGGAGCCGGGACCGGCCGCGCGTGGAGTGCTCCTCCTCGCCCGTGGCGCGGTAGGAGGGACACATCACGCCGCCGGAGTGGGTGCGGCAGTTGCCGATGCCCACGCAGCGCAGCACCGCCTCGTTGAAGGAGCCGTGGTCGTCCGGGTAGGCGAAGTGGGTGACGTGCTCCTGGGGCCGCCAGCCCGCGCCGAGCCGCAGGTTCGCATCGCTGCGGTACGGCTCGACGACCTTGCCCGGGTTCATCCGCCCGGTCGGGTCGAACAACGCCTTGACCTCGCCGAAGGCGGCCACCAGGGACGGCCCGAACATGCGGACGAGGAGCTCGCCCCGGCCCTGTCCGTCCCCGTGCTCCCCCGACAAGGAGCCGCCGAAGGAGGCCACCAAGTCGGCGGCGCGGAACAGGAATTGGCGGAAGGCCGCCACGCCTTCGGCGGTTTTCAGGCCGAACGGGATCCGGGTGTGGACGCAGCCCTGCCCGAAGTGGCCGTACAGGGAGGGATGGTCGTAGCCGAACTCCTCGAACAGCTTCTTGAGGGCGCGCAGATAGTCGCCCAGGCGCTCCGGCGGTACGGCCGAGTCCTCCCAGCCCTCCCAGGTCTCCCGCTCGTCGGGCGGCCGGGCGGTCACCCCGAGTCCGGCCTCGCGGGCCTTGAGCATCTCCTGCTCGCGCGTGGTGTCGTCGGAGAACGCCACCGACGCGTCCTTCTCGTCCCGGCCGATCGCGCGCAGCAGCGCGTGGGCCGCGCTGTCGACGTCGTCCTGGCTGTCGCCGGTGAACTGCACGAGCAGCCAGCTGTCGCCCTCGGGAAAGTTGTCCAGGGACGCGAGATAGGCGTGTTCCTCGCGCATGAGCTGCGCCATCCGCCCGTCCAGCGCCTCCAGTTGGGCCGGGGAGCTGTGTTCGAGCAGACGCGGCACGTCGTCGGCGGCGGCGCAGATGTCCGGGTAGCCGAGCACCAGAATGGCGTCGTACGGCGGCACGGGCACGAGGTCCAGCTCGGCCCGCACCACCGTCACCAGCGTGCCCTCGCTGCCGACCAGGGCGCGTGCCAGGTCGAAGCCGTTCTCCGGGAGCAGCGAGTCCAGGTTGTAGCCGGAAACCCGGCGGGGGATCTTGGGATAGCCGCGCCTGATCTCCGACAGCTCGCGGTCGACGAGGTCCTTGAGGCCCTGGTAGATCTCGGCGCGCCGACCGCCCTCGGCGACGATGGCCTCGAACTCCTCGGCGCTGGTGGGGCCGACCCACATCCGGGTGCCGTCGTAGGTGAGGACTTCCAGCCGCCGTACGTTGTCGACGGTCTTGCCGTACGCCTGCGCGGAGGCGCCGCAGGAGTTGTTCCCGATCATGCCGCCGAGCGCGCAGTGGCTGTGGGTCGACGGCTTGGGGCCGAACTTCAGCCGGTGCGGCGCGAGTTGGCGGTTGAGCTCGTCCAGGACGAGGCCCGGCTCCACGACACAGGTGCGCCGCTCGGGGTCGACCGAGACCAGGGCGTCGCAGTGTTTCGTCCAGTCGATGACGACCGCCGTGTTGGTGCACTGGCCCGCCAGGCTGGTTCCTCCGCCGCGCGAGAGGACCGGAGCGCCGAACTCCGCGCACACCGCGACCGCCTCGACCGCGGCGTCGACGGAGCGGGGCACGACCACCCCGATGGGGACCTGCCGGTAGTTGGAGCCGTCCGTGCTGTACGCGCCGCGGCTCCCGGCGTCGAAGCGCACCTCCCCGTCGACCCGCTCGGTCAGGGCACGTTCGAGCGCCGCGACGTCGAGGGTGGCGAGGTCGGGAGCGGCACGGTCGAGGTCCGTACGGCCGAGTCCCGCACGGTCGGTGTCCGCGCGGTCGAGATCCGCACCGTCGAGGTCCGCCGGTGGGGGCAGCATGCGCCCGTGGCCGTCCGCAGCGGGGCGCTCGGGCATGTGCATCGCTCCTTCTCGTTCCGCTGTCGCTCCCCCGCCGCGCTCCGCCAGTACCCCTGAGCCGGGTGCCCACACCCTTCCTACGGCTACCCGAGGTCGGGCCGGGCCGCCACTCGGCCGTCCTCGGGTGCGGGGGCCCGGGGCCGCGCCTAGGGTGACTGGGGAGGGGGGCCCAGTGGCGCCGAACTCGGGGACCTCTGGGCGGTTTCCCCGCGCGTACTTCGGCCACCCGGAGGGGATGCGACGCGTCCACCCCCGTGAGGAGTCCCCCATGACGCAGTACGGCTACTTCCTGTCCAGCGAGGAGCACACCCCCGCCGAGCTGGTGGAGCAGGCCAGAATGGCGGAGCAGGCCGGTTTCACGGCGCTGTGGATCTCCGACCACTACCACCCCTGGAACGGCGAGCAGGGCCAGAGCCCGTTCGTCTGGTCGGTGATCGGCGCACTGTCCCAGGCGGTGTCCCTGCCCGTGGAGACCGCCGTCACCTGCCCCATCATCCGGACGCACCCCGCCGTCCTCGCCCAGGCCGCGGCCACCAGCGCCGTGCAGCTCGGCGGACGGTTCCGGCTCGGGATCGGCAGCGGAGAGGCGCTCAACGAGCACATCCTGGGCGACCCCTGGCCGGAGGCCTCCGTCCGGCTCGAGATGATGGAGGAGGCCGTCCGGGTCATGCGGCTGCTCTTCACCGGCGAGCAGGTCAGCCACCACGGCAAGCACTACACGGTCGAGAACGCCCGGCTGTACACCGTCCCCGACGAGCCGGTGCCCATCGACGTCTCCGCCTTCGGACCGCTGGCCGCGGAGGTCGCGGGGCGCATCGGGGACGGGTTCATCACCATGGCGCCCGACACGACCTCCATCGAACGCTTCCGGCGCAGTGGGGGCGGCACCAAACCGGTGATGGCGGGGCTCAAGGTCTGCTGGGGCACCGACGAGGAGGAGGCGGTGCGCACCGCGCACCGGCTGTGGGCCAATGAGCAGTTGCCCGGCGAGCTGCCCCAGATCCTGCCCACCCCCAGCCACTTCGAGCAGGCCTCCGAGCTGGTCACCGCCGACCGGGTCCGCGAGAACGTCACCTGCGGACCGGACCCGGACGCTCATGTCGCGGCCGTGAAGGGGTATGTGGACGCCGGGTTCGACACCGTCTACATCAACCAGATCGGCAAGGACCAGCAGGGGTTCTTCGATTTCTACCGCACCAAGGTGCTGCCGCAGCTCGACTGAGGAACCCCGTCACAGCACGCGAACCAGGGAGCGACATGACCCATCCGCACCAGCAGGACAACGGCTCTTCCCCGTCCCACCCCGACACGGCGCTCGACGAGGTGCTCAAGGAGTTCGAGGACGCGGAGACGCGCGACCCGAAGGAGACGGCACGCGAGGACGCCCACGACGGCGAGGCCGGGGACGCCCTGACGCCGAACGAGGAGGCGCAGGAGGAGGCGGCCGAGGACTGAAGCGGGGGCGACGGCTGAAGCGGTCGGCGACTGAAGCGGTCGGCGACTGAAGCGGTCGACGACCGGAGTGGTCGATGACCGAGGCAGCCGGTGGCTGAGCGGTGGACACCTGTCGGGGGGCCGGTCCCAAGTCTTGCGGGACCGGCCCCCCGACGGTGTTCACCCGGGCGTCACTCCCCGCGTTCCATCTGGGCGAAGATGCTGGTGTCCAGTTGGGAGAGCAGTTCGGCGGGGTCCCCGTACACGGCGAGCGCCCCGGCCTCTTCGAGGTCCGCGCGGGCGATCCCTCCGGTGAGCAGTGCCACGGCGCGTACGTCCGCCGCCCCGGCCGCCTTCATGTCCCAGACCGTGTCTCCGACGAACACCGCGTCCCCCGCTTCGGCCTCCGCCAGTTCCAGCGCCCGGTGGACCGGGTCGGGGGCGGGCTTTCCCTCGCTCACGTCGTCCGCGCTGGCCACGCCCGCGATGACGTCGTCCGCGTCGATGGCGCGGCGCAGCGCCTTCAGTTCGGGGCCGCCCGCCGAGGTGGCCAGGACGATGCGCCAGCCGCGCGAGGCCAACTCGCGCAGCAGCCCCCGGGCTCCGTCCAGGGAGGGCAGCCGCTCGAAGTAGGTTCCGTACAGACAGGTGTGGGCGGCGCTCAGCGTCTCGTCCTCGTCCTTGTCGCGGTCCTTGCCGAGGAGGTGCTCGATGAGGTCGTCCGAGCCGAGTCCGATGGCGCGGTGGATGTCGTGCATCGTCACGTCGTGCCCCGCTTGGCGGAACGCCTCCCACCACGTGACCACGTGCAGATGGTTGGTGTCGACGAGGGTGCCGTCGACGTCGAACAGAGCCGCACGTGCCATGCGTCCAAGCCTTTCGTAGCGCGTTCATTTGCGTTCGTTGCGTCCTACCGGGTCCCGCCGCACTGCCGATCATGCCGTCATTCGCGGCGGTCTACATCCGGGGAGCCGGAGGGAGCCGGGGGCGGATTCACGCCGCGTGCCGGCCCCGGGCGGTGGTACTCCTGTGCGGCCGCGCCTTGTGCCGGGCCGCCGTCTCGGCGGACGGCAGGTCGGGAACGGCGACCAGGTGACGTCCCTGTGGTTCCTGGCGTAGTTGCTGACGTGGCTCCTCGACGGGGTCGCTCCCCCCGCGCATGCGTTCTTCGTACCGGGCCAGCGCCAGGACGACGACCAGCATCAGGTTGGGCAGGAATACGGCGACGAGAACCACGACGACTCCTAGCAGGGAAGACCTGTCCATGAGCGGGTTGCCCCGCCCCCGGGCCCGAAACCTGCCGGGCGAAGGTCATCCGCGCGGTGCATGCTGGCCGCGTACGGGCAACGGCTCGCCGCGTATGTGACGGCACAGCGGGTACCCGGCGCATCGTCGGCCGCCCGCGGGACGGCCGGAGGTTTTGGCCGCAGCGGATCGGCAATGGGTGAATTATGGTGCAAATCGGCTACACGATGATGACCGAGCAGGCAGGCCCCCGCGCCCTCGTCGAGGACGTGGTCGCGGCCGAGCGTGCGGGCTTCGACTTCTCCGTCACCTCCGACCACTACTTCCCCTGGCTCGAATCCCAGGGGCACGCCCCGTACGCGTGGAGCGTGCTGGGCGCGGCGGCGCAGGCGACCAGCCGGATCCCGCTCATGACGTATGTGACCTGTCCGACCATCCGGTACCACCCGGCCGTCGTGGCGCAGAAGGCGGCCACGATGCAACTGCTGTCCGAAGGACGGTTCCGGCTCGGGCTCGGCTCCGGCGAGAACCTCAACGAGCATGTGACGGGCGCCGGTTGGCCCTCCCCTCAGGTACGCCTCGACATGCTCGAAGAGGCCGTCACCGTCATCCGGGCGCTGTTCGAGGGCGGCACGGTCAACCACCAGGGCGAGTACTTCGACGTGCAGAACGCGCGTCTGTGGGACCTGCCGGACGAGCTGCCGCCGATCGGCGTCGCCGTCTCCGGCGAGCGTTCCTGCTCGCTGGCCGGACGCCTCGCCGATCTGGTGATCGCCACCGAGCCCAAGAAGAAGCTGGTCGACTCCTTCGACCGGCACGGCGGTCAGGGCAAGCCGCGCGTCGGGCAGTTGCCCGTCTGCTTCGACACCGACCGGGACGCGGCGATCGCGCGGGCCCACGACCAGTTCCGCTGGGCGATGGGAGGCTGGCCGGTCAACTCCGAACTGCCCGGCCCCTCGGGCTTCGAGGGCGCGACGAGCTTCGTCAAGCCCGAGGACGTGGCGGACGCCATTCCGTGCGGCGACGACGTCTCGACTTTCGTCGAGGCCGTACGCCCCTATGTCGAGGCCGGCTTCACCGAGGTCGCCCTCGTCCAGGTCGGCGGCGACCACCAGCGTCCCTTCATCGACTGGGCCGAGAAGAAGCTGCTTCCGGCCCTGCGCGAACTGTGAACGACCACGGCCCCCAGGAGACCGGCATGCCCATCGCAACGTACTGTCTCGTGGCCCTCGACTGCCCCGACCCCGAGGCGCTGGCCGCGTTCTACGCCGCGGTCCTCGGCGGGGAAGTGAAGAACGACGGCGAGGACTGGTACGACCTGTACGCCCCCGGCGGTCACCGCATCTCCTTCCAGCGGGCGCCGGGTCTGACCCCGCCGGAGTGGCCGCGTGGGGACCGCAACTCCCAGCAGTTGCACCTGGACTTCGACGTCCAGGACATCGACGCGGCCGAGCAGCAGGTCCTCTCGCTGGGGGCGACCCCGCTCGACCTGGACGACCAGGGCGGCGAGCGCGGCTTCCGGGTGTACGCCGACCCGGCGGGCCACCCCTTCTGTCTCTGCCGGGCATGACGCCACACCCCTTGAGGGACCGCACGGGCGCCCTCTGACGACCAGCGTCCCTCCCCCGGCCCGTCAGGACGACCGGCCACCGAGCCAGAAGCACGGAGAACAACGTGAACGACTCAACTTCCCCCGCCTCCCCGAAGGCCGAAGCCGACTCCCCGGACCTGGTGCAGGTCATGCTCGGCGAGTGCTCGCCCGCCGACGCGGACGCGGTCTTCGAGGTCCTGGGCACCCACTTCACCTCCGACCGCGCCGATGTCGTGCCCCATCGCGACGAAGGGCCCCGGCCCGCCGCCTGGACCGGCAGTTTCTGCGTCGACCACGCGCCGGGCGAGGTGGCCGGGGTGCTCCTGTCCGGGCCGGTCACCGCCGAGCTCCAGGGCGGTCCGGTGGCGGTGGAACGGCTGCGCAAGACCCTGGCCGCCGCCTTCTCCGTCGAAGCCGCGGGGACCTCGGCCGGCGACCAGGAGGTCGACGTCCAGCTCCGCCTGACCAACGCCTAGCGGGGCCCCCGCGCGGTTCGCCCCGTACTGAACAGGGCCGTATGGGTCGCGCGGACCTACTCTGGTACCAGGAGCGGGAACCCTTCCACGAGAGCGGAGGACATCATGCTCGTCCTCGGAATCATCCTGCTGGTCGTCGGTTTCGTGACCGGCATTTCCATCCTGTGGACCATCGGCATCATCCTCGTCGTCATCGGCGCCATTCTGTGGCTCCTGGGATCCGTGGGTCACGCGGTCGGTGGTCGGCGGCACTACTGGTAACGGCCCGGAACGGGCGCCCTCGATGTGAGGGTTCCCCCGGGTCGACGGATCGCGCCCCGGAGGCGTGCCCGCTCATGCTGGGCACGCCTCCGGGGCGCTCGCGTCACAGCGCGATGACGACCAGCGCCGTGTCGTCGGTGGCGCCGCCGGACGGCAGCAGATCGACCAGGACGGCGTCCGCGAGGGCCTCCGGATCGGAGCCGTGGTGGCGCACGAGGGAGGCCGCGAGCCGCTGGAGGCCGGTGTCGATGTCCTCGTCGCGGCGCTCGACCAGGCCGTCGGTGTAGAGGATCAGGCGTGCCCCCTCCGTGAAGGCGCGGCAGGCCTGGGGGCGCGCCTGGGGCTCGGGGCGCGCGCCCAGCGGTGGGTCCGTCGCCCGGTCCAGGAACGTCACCGTCGCGTCCGGGGCAAGGAGCGCCGCGGGGAGGTGGCCCGCGCTGCTGTACACCACGGTGTTCTCGGCCCAGTCGATGACGGCCGAGAACACCGTGGTGGACTCCGCTCCGTCCACGAAGCGGGCGTACAGGCCGAGGACGTCGAGCGCGCTGGCGGGCCCCTCGGCCACCCGGGAGGCGGCGCTCAGCGCGCTGCGCAACTGGCCCATGACACCGGCCGCGGCGAGCCCGTGCCCGACGACGTCCCCGACCGCGACCGCGAGCTGGTCCCCGGGCAGCTCCGCCAGGTCGTACCAGTCGCCGCACACGTTCAGGGCTCCGGTGGCCGGCCGGTAGCGCACGGCGGCGCGGTGGTGTCCCAGGGGTGCGAGCGCGGGCAGCATCGCGGCCTGCAAGGACAGGGCCACTTCGTGCTCGCGGGCGTGTGCCTGGCGGAGCTGCTCGTTGACCTCCTGCAATTCCCTGGCCCGGCTGTACAGCTCGGCCTCCAGGACCTGGGCCCGCTCGCCGTCGACCGCGCCGGTCCGGCCGCGGGCCCGGATGAGCTCGGTGACCTCCTCGACCCGGTGCAGCAGCAGGACCACGCGGCCTTCGCCGTCGAACACGGGGGTGTTGACCGCGCTCCAGTACCGCTCCTCCCACACCCCGGGCCTGGCCCGGTCCTCCACGTCGTAGCGCTGGAGCGCCATGGCGTCGCGCTCGCCGGTGGCCGCGACCCGGCGCAGCGAGGCCCCCAGGTTGCTCATCCCGCTGGCGCCGGGGTCGTCCGGGTTGTCGGGGAAGACGTCGAAGAGGTAGCGGCCGACGAGTTCGTCCCGGGTACGGCCGATGGTGGTCAGATACACCGGGTTGGCGTCGGCGTACACGAGGTCGGTGGTCAGCAGGGCCACTGGCGCGGGCAGCCGACGGAACACCGCCTCGTAGTCGATGCCGGACCCGTTCACGTTGCACCTGCCCGCGCGACGCCTCTTCGGCCTTCTGCTGCCTGTCCCCTGCTTCGATGTTCGTGCTTTTCACGATAGGCGGCATCGCCGGAACGAGCCCGCCGGGCGGCTTCGCGGGCGACATGCCGAAGGGCGACCCGATGGCGCGCATCGGGTCGCCCCTAGGGCCCGCGGGTGGGTCCGGTCAGAGCACCGGCACCGGGTAGGTCGGGTACTCGACGCCCGAGACGTGCTGGACGACGCGGATGACCTGGCAGGAGTAGCCGAACTCGTTGTCGTACCAGAGGTAGAGGATCGCGTTGTCGCCGTCGACCTTGGTGGCGCCCGCGTCGACGATCGAGGCGTGCCGCGAACCGATGAAGTCGCTGGAGACGGCGTCGGGGGCGGTGGTGAAGTCGATCTGGCGCTTCAGCGGCGAGGTCAGCGACACGTTCCGCAGGTAGTCGAGGACCTCCTCGCGGGTGGTCTCGCGCCCGAGCCGCAGGCTGAGGATCGCGATGGAGACGTCCGGCACCGGCACCCGGATCGAGCTGCCGCTGATCGGCGCCTTGAGGTCGGGCAGCGCCTTGGCCACGGCCGAGGCGGCACCCGTCTCGGTCATGACCATGTTGAGCGGCGCCGAACGGCCCCGGCGGTCCGCGCTGTGGTAGTTGTCCAGCAGGTTCTGGTCGTTGGTGAACGAGTGGACGGTCTCCACGTGGCCGCGCAGGACGCCGTACTCGTCCGCCATCGCCTTCAGCGGCGGGACGATCGCGTTGGTGGTGCAGGAGGCGCAGGACAGGATCTGCTCGTCCGGCTTGATGGTGTCGTGGTTGACGCCGTGGACGATGTTGGGCACGTCGCCCTTGCCCGGAGCCGTCAGGACGACCTTGTCGATGCCGGGGCGCAGGTGCTTGGAGAGGCCCTCGCGGTCGCGCCACTTGCCCGTGTTGTCGATGAGGATGGCGTTCTTGATGCCGTACGCCGTGTAGTCGATCTCCGAGGGGGCGCCCGCGTAGATCACCTTGATCTCGTTGCCGTTGGCGATGATCTTGTTGTTCGCCTCGTCGACGGTGATCGTGCCCTGGAACTGACCGTGGATGGAGTCGCGGCGCAGCAGCGAGGCGCGCTTGACGATGTCCTGGTCCCCGCCCTGACGGACGACGATGGCCCGCAGCCGCAGACCGTTGCCGGAGCCCGCCTTCTCGATGAGGAGGCGGGCCACGAGGCGGCCGATCCGGCCGAAGCCGTAGAGGACGACATCGCGCGGCTCGCGACGCTCGATCTTGTTCTCGCCGGTGGCGCCGACGACGGCGTCCGCGGTGAACTCCGCGACCGTCAGGCCGCGGTCGTCCGCCTTGTACGTCGCGGCGAGCATGCCGATGTCGATCTGGGAGGGGCCGAGATCGAGGGTGGTCAGAGCCTGCAAGAAGGGCAGCGTCTCGGTGACCGAGAGCTCCTCGCCGGCTATCTGGCGGGCGAATCGGTGGGTCTTCAGAAGGCTGACCACCGACTTGTTCACCAAGGAGCGGCTGTGCAGCAGGACCGTCACGTCCCGCTCGCGGTGCAGCTTCCCGATGATGGGGATCATCGACTCCGCGATCTCCTCGCGGTTCTTCCAGTTGGTGAACGAGTCGTCATTGACAGTCACAGGTTCATCTTTCGAGCTAGGCGGCGCTCATATGCTAACCCCCCTTCGATTTTGATCGTTCAAGTGGTCCTCGCGGTCAGCCCAGCGTCCAGCGCTGGAGGGCCGAGCCGGTGTCCGGCTGCTGGGTGACCAGGGCTCCGTCGGCTCCCGAGGCGGTGGTGAGCAGCAGCCCGCCGGCCTTCGAGGCGAGGGTGTAGCCGCCGCCGGGTGCCGCGGTGATCACCCAGCGCTGGTTGGCGCCGCCGGTGCAGGCCCACTGGATCACCTTGGCCCCGGCCGCGGTGGAGCCCCCGCTCACATCGACGCACAGCTTCGACTCGGCGTTCACGATCCGGTAGCCGCCGTCGGGTTGCCGGGTCAGGATCCAGTTCTGGTTGCTTCCTCCGTTGGGGCTCCAGGTGACGAGCTGGGTGCCCTGGGTCGTGGAGTGGCCGGGGTCGTCGAGCGACTTGCCCGAGGCCGTCAGGGTGTGGGTGCCGTCGAGCGGTCCGCCGGGCGCGGCGCCCGTGGGGGTCAGGGTGAGGGTCTGCTCGCCGGCGCTCCGGGAGCCGCCGACCCCGCTGCCCGTGGTGTTGGTCCAGGTGCGCGTCGGCGTGGTCTCGGCGAGGCGTCCGTCCTGCGCGGACAGGCCGATGACCAGCCCGCTGTGGCGGTTGACCAGCCGGTAGGACCCGGTGTTGGCCACCGGCACGACGAACCACTGCTGTCCGACCGCGGGGCCGCCCGGGCCGGCCGCCGTCACCGTCGGCTTCGCACCCCAGGCGCGTCCGGCCTTGGTGGTGGGGACGCCGAGGAGCCCGCCGGTGGAGGCGTTGGTGATGCGGTACGAGCCGTCGCCGTCGGAGGTGAACACCCAGGATTCCAGGGCCGATCCGGTGGCCCGGGCACCCGAGGTGGTGTCCGCGGTCCCCGCCGCCTGGGC
Protein-coding sequences here:
- a CDS encoding LLM class F420-dependent oxidoreductase, with the translated sequence MTQYGYFLSSEEHTPAELVEQARMAEQAGFTALWISDHYHPWNGEQGQSPFVWSVIGALSQAVSLPVETAVTCPIIRTHPAVLAQAAATSAVQLGGRFRLGIGSGEALNEHILGDPWPEASVRLEMMEEAVRVMRLLFTGEQVSHHGKHYTVENARLYTVPDEPVPIDVSAFGPLAAEVAGRIGDGFITMAPDTTSIERFRRSGGGTKPVMAGLKVCWGTDEEEAVRTAHRLWANEQLPGELPQILPTPSHFEQASELVTADRVRENVTCGPDPDAHVAAVKGYVDAGFDTVYINQIGKDQQGFFDFYRTKVLPQLD
- a CDS encoding PP2C family protein-serine/threonine phosphatase, producing the protein MNGSGIDYEAVFRRLPAPVALLTTDLVYADANPVYLTTIGRTRDELVGRYLFDVFPDNPDDPGASGMSNLGASLRRVAATGERDAMALQRYDVEDRARPGVWEERYWSAVNTPVFDGEGRVVLLLHRVEEVTELIRARGRTGAVDGERAQVLEAELYSRARELQEVNEQLRQAHAREHEVALSLQAAMLPALAPLGHHRAAVRYRPATGALNVCGDWYDLAELPGDQLAVAVGDVVGHGLAAAGVMGQLRSALSAASRVAEGPASALDVLGLYARFVDGAESTTVFSAVIDWAENTVVYSSAGHLPAALLAPDATVTFLDRATDPPLGARPEPQARPQACRAFTEGARLILYTDGLVERRDEDIDTGLQRLAASLVRHHGSDPEALADAVLVDLLPSGGATDDTALVVIAL
- a CDS encoding HAD family hydrolase, with product MARAALFDVDGTLVDTNHLHVVTWWEAFRQAGHDVTMHDIHRAIGLGSDDLIEHLLGKDRDKDEDETLSAAHTCLYGTYFERLPSLDGARGLLRELASRGWRIVLATSAGGPELKALRRAIDADDVIAGVASADDVSEGKPAPDPVHRALELAEAEAGDAVFVGDTVWDMKAAGAADVRAVALLTGGIARADLEEAGALAVYGDPAELLSQLDTSIFAQMERGE
- a CDS encoding VOC family protein; protein product: MPIATYCLVALDCPDPEALAAFYAAVLGGEVKNDGEDWYDLYAPGGHRISFQRAPGLTPPEWPRGDRNSQQLHLDFDVQDIDAAEQQVLSLGATPLDLDDQGGERGFRVYADPAGHPFCLCRA
- a CDS encoding FAD-binding and (Fe-S)-binding domain-containing protein; the encoded protein is MPERPAADGHGRMLPPPADLDGADLDRADTDRAGLGRTDLDRAAPDLATLDVAALERALTERVDGEVRFDAGSRGAYSTDGSNYRQVPIGVVVPRSVDAAVEAVAVCAEFGAPVLSRGGGTSLAGQCTNTAVVIDWTKHCDALVSVDPERRTCVVEPGLVLDELNRQLAPHRLKFGPKPSTHSHCALGGMIGNNSCGASAQAYGKTVDNVRRLEVLTYDGTRMWVGPTSAEEFEAIVAEGGRRAEIYQGLKDLVDRELSEIRRGYPKIPRRVSGYNLDSLLPENGFDLARALVGSEGTLVTVVRAELDLVPVPPYDAILVLGYPDICAAADDVPRLLEHSSPAQLEALDGRMAQLMREEHAYLASLDNFPEGDSWLLVQFTGDSQDDVDSAAHALLRAIGRDEKDASVAFSDDTTREQEMLKAREAGLGVTARPPDERETWEGWEDSAVPPERLGDYLRALKKLFEEFGYDHPSLYGHFGQGCVHTRIPFGLKTAEGVAAFRQFLFRAADLVASFGGSLSGEHGDGQGRGELLVRMFGPSLVAAFGEVKALFDPTGRMNPGKVVEPYRSDANLRLGAGWRPQEHVTHFAYPDDHGSFNEAVLRCVGIGNCRTHSGGVMCPSYRATGEEEHSTRGRSRLLFEMLGGHADSPVTDGWRSTEVHDALDLCLACKGCKSDCPTGVDMATYKAEFLAHHYAHRPRPAAHYSMGWLPLWARLSRLAPRLTNALAHAPYLAGLGKRLAGVAPEREAPAFAEESFLQWWSARGLPEPDPADEKTVVLWPDTFSTYFHPAVAKSAVRVLESAGFHVAVPTRAVCCGLTWISTGQLTTARRVLGRTLDVLRPWIEAGTPVIGLEPSCTAVFRADAPELMPQDEDVQRLTHQFRTLAEFLLDRAPKEWKPPTLARTALVQTHCHQHAVLKDDADRELMRRMGLDADVLDEGCCGLAGNFGFERGHYEVSMKIGELGVLPAVRAAAPSTLVVADGFSCRTQIEQGRTGRRALHLAEALALGLDGPLPADHPEKLADRPEPSATDAHRATTATGLACAGAAVALYAWTRRRRR
- a CDS encoding DUF6131 family protein; the protein is MLVLGIILLVVGFVTGISILWTIGIILVVIGAILWLLGSVGHAVGGRRHYW
- a CDS encoding LLM class F420-dependent oxidoreductase, producing the protein MVQIGYTMMTEQAGPRALVEDVVAAERAGFDFSVTSDHYFPWLESQGHAPYAWSVLGAAAQATSRIPLMTYVTCPTIRYHPAVVAQKAATMQLLSEGRFRLGLGSGENLNEHVTGAGWPSPQVRLDMLEEAVTVIRALFEGGTVNHQGEYFDVQNARLWDLPDELPPIGVAVSGERSCSLAGRLADLVIATEPKKKLVDSFDRHGGQGKPRVGQLPVCFDTDRDAAIARAHDQFRWAMGGWPVNSELPGPSGFEGATSFVKPEDVADAIPCGDDVSTFVEAVRPYVEAGFTEVALVQVGGDHQRPFIDWAEKKLLPALREL